GTAAGGCATTTGACCcgttactaattcaattttaatcTAAATTTAATGGGCCAAAATGTAATAATATAAAACCGCAAGAGGATTGTTATATTTTAGCTTTAGGTTGGCAAACTGTGAGCAAAAGTGTCTTGTATTGTGCTTTAAAAGTCCTTATATATAGTCAAGATTACTGCCCAGGTTTTGGAATTCACTGTGCAAGTTTTTGGTCTTTGACAGCTATCGATAGTTGTTCGATCACTCAAAAAAGCCAATTTTCAATGCTCGAGCCTAAGTTGGATTGATCAAACTGCGAGATTCAAAAATGTGTATTTGAAGCTATTGTACCTCTTTCTCTTAAACACTTGATCAAAGTGAAGCATATTTAGAACTGATGATGTTGAAGTTGCTACAAATCTAGTTTACTCAAGTGTTGGACCATAATTTTCAAGTGGGTACTTGAAAGTCGAGGGCAAGGGATTTATGTGCAACATCTCCATAACTAATGAAATCTGTGGACTTGGAGCTGCGTTGGGTAACGTTAGTAAGTTTTACTAAGaaaagtgtttttttgtttgtaaaacTTGTATTCTGttaatgaatttgtttttgCCTTGGGATTGATAGGTTAAACCCTGCAATGGTTTTTAACCTAAGGACTATACATAAGGACAAGGGCAATAATCTTGATTATACATAAGGACTTTCAAAGCACAATACAAGACACTTTTGATCACAGTTTGCCAACCTAAAGCTAAAACATAACAATTCTCTTGTGGTTTTATATTACTACATTTTGGCCCCTTAAATTTCGATTAAAATTGAATCAATAAGGGATCAAATGCCTCACAGTTTTCCTAGGTTACCATATTGTCGTGTTATGTATTTTTTGTTGCACTTACTGTTTGACCAATTTGCATTTATCATTGACCTTTTATAATGGATTAATTAAACACTTGGACTTAAAACTAGGTTAacaggggtctaaaaaccaacaagGGTAAATTGTAATTACCGTAATAGGAAATTGAGGTGTAAATTCATCCGTAAAATgatagatttgttaatttggatgGAATTCTAATGAtctctttattaatttatttattcctAATATGATAATTTATGAATTAAATTGTGATAGTGGAAACCCAcataataaattgtaattttcctCATATTTTATGCAAGAATGATAAGTTCAAGAGTGATCTTTTAAATTGAGAAAAGCTTATGAGAGGCAATAAAATAAATCTGCGTTTAATGCGTGCCATTTTTCTTTGATGGAATGATCCAATCATAGAATTGCTAACTAAGTCTATAATCTTATAAGGATTTGAGCATACGGCAAAACTTAGGTAAAATTTCTTAAGTCTTAAGTTCCCAACTATATTCAACCATATATTTTGCTGACAAAATGTAGCACAACCATATGGCCCATTGGTTTATTGGTCAACACACGTCCTTGTGTATAATTACAACTTCTAAGGTGACATGATTAAAACCTTGTGTATAATTACAACTTCTAAGGTGACATGATTTTAATTGAGAAGCTTAAGGTACAACATTCAGGAAATTGTACTTAAAACTTTGTCATTGAACAAATATAGAAGAGGGAATGGGAatataagatagaaaaaaataaataattcgcTGGTAACACCATAAACATCACAACTCACAAATCATCCTTTAGCTTTCGGTACACCACTTCataatttttcttcctttaatgCTAACataaactagaaaagaaaaaaaattaatgactaTTCTTACACTTTCCTAACTACAATGAGCTGGAACAAGATGTCGAAATATATCTCAAATGTATGCATTATTTtggaaagggaaaaaagaatcTGTATGTGTCCCCCATTGCTTAGAAAATTGGCTTTAGATTGGCATATCAAACAGAGAACTTAGCTTTCAGGTGGTGTCTAACTGTGCAATACTATCTGTTCGAGCCTTGAGTGCTTTGAATCTGATTCtgaacacacaaaaaataaggaGAGATCatgttttcttattcttttctttttttctttttttaccttaCAAGCTCTTCAGCTGTAGCAATCTCTTAAATTGACCAAAGCTCTTCAATTGGTTCCAATCAAACATTCTCTAGGTAACCCAAACTCTTTTTCTAGACGTATATGTTGCCTCCAAGGGTCATTATGTAACTTATAATGCAAAACCTTGTAAAGACAAGAATAAAAGGTCAGTCGGCTCAGATACAGACATGCAAACATACATAAACGCACATATAGATGAAATTTCAGTTTGCAATTAAGAGTTATATGCTCACAACAAGTAATCTGGCAttgtttctaaatttaaattcatgtttcTAAATGTCCAAAATCACGTAaaaatgttctttgtatttgtcaATGGAAGAAGCATACCTGTACAAATGTGGCAAAAACATCATCCTCAATTAATTGTAACAACTCAACTGCCCAATCCTCAACGTGACCAAAAGCAGTTTTTTGCCTGTCAGCTTCGAGCATCATAGAATCACGATACAAGAACCTCTGCCAGATTTTCTGAACATTTGCGAGCTTGTATTCTATTTCTGTCTCATTGAATCCCTAGAAGAAGCAAAAGGACTCCAAACAGTCAACTTTAATTTACAATATTTGTTAATCCTAAgttcatatcaaattatcaaaaagaaattacCCGGAGAATCTTTATCAAATCTGGAATTTCATCTTCACGTATCCGAACAGCAAAGCTTTCATAGTTGAGCACATTCTCATATGGCAGGAAAATCCCATCCTAgccccccaaaaataaaaaccaaaacaaaacaaaaagtgaaaaactaTTTCACAAAGGCCGACTGCCCCcatattctaaaattttgtttgatctttcaaaaatttcataCTATAAAGTTcttgtgtgagtgtgtgtgtgtatgggCATATTCAAACAAACAGGAAAACCATGATGTGAAATTTGAGCAATGCAAGACAGTCTCACAGCAGTAGTTTCACCAGACTTGGATTGGGATAGAAACCAACACCCAATTAATATACTGGGGCAGATAAGTAACTAACAAATATACTAAAGCAGTGTGCCTAACCTCTCCCAAGTTTCTAGCATTCACTCATTAGTCATTACTACAGTAATGCAGTAGACAAGATTGAGCTACTTAAAATCACTAAACTAAATCCAATTAGGTCCAAGCCTGTTAATTAGTCCTGTTTGAAGAGCTTCATTGCACTGTGCCAAATAAACTCTAAAGCCATAATCAGCTACACAGGGCTTATGCCTTTTTGACACACAATGACACATTAGCCCTTCAAATTAGGATCACCTAAAGCAATCTCATAATATGACAGGAAGCCAGTAGTCACTGTCAAACCAGATTTCTTGGGCAGTAATCTATAAGCTGGTTTCCTAGAGCTGCAAGCTGGCAAGCAGCTTGCAGTCAATGATGAAGTGTTGGATGTTTAGATGTTTGATGGCTACCAAGTTGGCAGAGAAACAAGACGCAGGCCCATACTACCTGAATGACCACAGGAATGCACCCTTGCAGAATACTGTCTTCCATACGTCCACTCCAACCATCTCCAGGAAATACGCCACAGAATACAGAACTGGCTAAAGCCTCATGATAATTTTCAGAACGGAGTGGTGTCACAATTACATCTTCCGCATGCTGTTTCCCAAGCTTCCCTTCCTTGTTAGGGCTTGATCCAAACTCCTCTGCTATTTTCTGTCTGATTCCCATGCTATACCTGCATAAATATCACCAGACTTTTATTATATCTTTGAAAATTATCACATTATTTTATCCTGTTTGCAGAACCAGAAACTCAACCAGCTGAAGACTACCACCATCTAGACCACACAATGCATGCTTATTAAATATGAAGCAGAAAGTGTAGATTTAAGTTCTTCAAAATGTATAACTTAATGTgtttaaaggggaaaaaaagtaacacaatggaagggaaaaagaaatagcaaaaataaaattggcCAATTTTGACACTCCGGACAGATTTCCACATGTCATTTGAAACCAACTGGACCACTTGAAATTTCCAGAATAGCACTTCAGTCAACTTACGAATCTTCTGGCCTTCCATTTGGGTAAGCTGGCCCTAGATTTCCATTGAAGTAGAACAGTGCCTTTCGCTTCTCTCGTGGCCTGAAAATGAATCATTGAAAGTGACATTTTTCACTTGCATGTaaggaaattttgaaaaaggtCTGCATTATGTAACCaagccaaaaaaattaagaagaaaaaggtgATTCAATGCTTTCAATGAAATGTATACCTAGCCCAAAGTTTTGAGCTTAATGCAACACCATCAGGACGTTTCCAAGCAGGGAGCACAAGATCTTTATCAGGGTCAAAGCATGGGTGGTTGCCTCTTCTATCGGAAGGAATGCTGTCCCAGTTGTCAGCCCAATAGGCTGTTGTTGAATGGTTATGCTTTGAATTTGTGTTACCCCAGTGAACCAACATCATGCTATTCCATATCTCCTTAGGGGCATAGCAAGCACCttcatcccatgagaaaaactGCCTTCAGATATAAGGTGAAATCATTAGCATACACTGTTTAATACTTGACCACAAGCAAaagattaataataataataataactctcttcttctattttctttcaCTGGTAAtactaaattactaatatatgggtttccattttttttcataagttaCCCGTGGCCCCAATGGGTTTTGAACGCACAACCTCATCTCCCATTCTTATGGGAGAAGCAAGTATAGTTTGAGCAAGAGCTCATTGGCATGGATTGAAGAATGTACAACATACCCAAATATGGTCTCTTCCTGATGAACGATTCCAGTAAGGATGCTGCTCAACAATGTGATCATAAGCCAGCTTATAAAATTCCAGAGTGAGAGAACTCCTCAAGCCTCTATGTTCCTGAAAAGTTCAGCAAATATTCACTTAACAATGGAATCACACATACAACtgaacaaaagcaaaagataaAACACCAAATGTAAAATATTGTGCACACATGGCCACAGACACCTTACCTTTAAGGTtctaaaaggtaaaaataagGTTGAATAGAATTCCTAAGaaaaagcacaaaaatattGAGCTATAATCACACTAGTACTTACAGGTGTTTTTTATGTGCGCTCTTGTTATCCTATTACCATTTATTTCCCTTGGAAGAGCATTTAGTGTGTAAAGGCACCTAAAAGggtgtctttctttttatggacaGCAGCTTGGGGTAGGATTCTTACCATTGATAATCTTGTTAAGAGGGGATTGCCCCTAGTTAATTGGTGTTGCTTGTGTTGCTATGATGGGGAAGCTATGGATCCATTGTATGTTTGCTAATGCTTTGTGGAGTGAAGTTTTTCTGATATTTGGGATTCAATGGGTGATGCCAAAGACAATCACTTCTCTACTATTTGCATGTATGAATTAGTTGGGAAACAGTTTTCAAATATTTGGAATATGGTACCAGCTTGTCTAATGTGGTAATTCCGCAGGAGTGCAATACCTGTACTTTTGAAGACATTGAGAGACCCTTAGATCATTTGAAGTCTTTGCTAGTTgggactttgtttgagtggtctcgAATTTGGGGCTATATGTGATGTATTTCCATTTCTGATTTCCTAGAATCTATTAGTACTTCCTTCTGATTTGATGTAATTGTTTCAAGTATAGTGTGTTCATCATTGTGAATACGATGTACTTTTTACTCAATAATATTTCAATTacctataaagaaaaaataaaaaaaggaagggATTGGGCAATGTCAATAACTCACAGATGTTTGTATCAAAAGGTCTGCTAAAGCACCATATACATGCACAAACAGAGGTatgtacacacacacagatCAAAAGAGGGAATCTAAGTCGCATGTGTGAAACAGCTGCAGAAAGTGTACCCGCATGCTTAGGTGAGGAGCATCATCAGCACGAGTTATTATGCATGAATCAAGGacaggaacaaagaaaaaatctGCTTCTTCACCGTTCAATGTTCGATATGGACTAGCTAAGATACTTTCATAGAGTGCCATCTGCAAACAAGCAGCATCACATGACAACAAATTCTAGGCAATTCTTAATGTTATAAGTTGATTAGAGTTAATCTCAGTTCAAGTGATACCTGAGCACCATAGAGCTGATCTGTCCACAATGTTGCATTCTTGTCATCATATAATCTGTTTACACACTCAAATCTAAAATGGCGGCCCTACAACACCCAACcaactaagaaatttaaataaaaacgTATTGTTGGCATCGATCAAGAAATCAAAAATTGCTCATCTTCACCTCAAGAAGAAGGCTGTTGAACCCTGGGGGCAAGTCATAAACATATATCAGGGGTCTTCTCTTTTTCACCATAGCATTGAGATTGGTGACTTTCCCTGTGAGGTGTGCATTGTCAGGAACATTAACCTGAGCTGGTCGAAGCCATTGAGGCCACTCTCTTACAGATGATTTAACAGATGGAATACTGCAATCTATTCCGTACCAGCCATTGTCACACTGAGGTATAGACTAGATTTAGTTTAGGCAGTAGACAGataaattagagagagaaaaacagaaGGCGAAAAAGGTTAAAAATGAGTTAAATTGAATATTAGAAATCTCGGGGTCATAAACAACAAAGTCAAATTACATTTGAAGGAAAATTGAGTTATGGGACATTTCACTGTGCATATTATATATCTTAAATGCGTATAATCTATTAATATGTCATGAATAACTCCTGACCAACTTATGCTATTTCCACTCTCTACTTCAGCCTATAGATACAAAAAGATTGTTGACAAAGTTTCATTTCCCTCTAAAGCATATATCAGAAACCAAAGATTgatgaattatataaaaaagcaaaaactttACCTGACAGGATCCACCACGGCAATGTCCATGTCCAGAGCATTGATTAATGCAAGTACATAGCACAGGCGTTTCACAGAGACGCCCCCAGGTACAATCGTATTTGCAGTCACATTCCTCTTTGAATTTCACCTTGGAAGCATATGCTTCAGCTGGGTCAACATTACACCATCCTGGTTTGCTACCATTGGTTGTAAAGATATTATCCAGGTCAGGTTTTGTCCAATCACTCAGTTTGGGTGCACCGGGTTCAGAAGGCAATCTGCAACAGATGTTAAGGAGTTGTATTTTAATACTTTGCAACTAAGGATATTTGCTAATAAAATAGCCTTTCTTAGGAATTAGACTAGACTTACTTAAATTGAAACCCACAAGCCTCTGCCACTGGACGATTTGGGTATTTTGTGCCTTCTCCACAGAAGCACATTGCTCTTGTTGTGTCACAATAAGCAGGACAAATTGAGACAACCCATCGCCCATATGGTTGTTCTGGTGATTGTGGAAGGTTGCAACCCAAATGCAGTCTTTCAGAGCATCCTTCTCCTGTTGCAGCAGCAGACATTATGTATAAagtaacaatataatttgtcaAATGGAAACATTAATTTTGATTCTGGGTTGTGCAATACTGAAGcacattttatatttaaaacaattgaccaggagtttttttttctctcctccgTTGGGGTGTGAGAGAGCCAGAGAGGTGACAACActtttagaatattaaaaattgaGGAAGTTTTATTTGACTGGTATAAAAATGTATTCATgggaattatttttttgagaacaaaacaCAGATTAAATTTTGTCATTGAAGATGCAAACATAGACTAGACAAAaggaggggaaaaaagaagaaagaaggagagagaTGCAATTGAAAGACAAATCCCACGAAGATTTGTAACTATTCTTTATTAGTAATGCTATTTGAAATATTTCTTCTAAGTGATTTggtgagattaaaaaaattggtgCTAAATAACAATGATGATTGACTACAATCAAACTCTAcattccttaaaaaattaaatgtaaaacAAGGGGAAAACACCGTGATAGCTGCCGAGTGAAAAAATGAAACCTCCAAAATTCTAAACCATACAAAGAAAAACTTGCTAAAAAATATCACAAGTTAAATACCATTATACTAATAtgtttattaacaaaaaaataaaatgctggAGACACCAAAAGATAAGGTCTATAAAAGATTGGAATGCGTGATCTTTCATCATGGAGATCAACTTTGACAATTTCCTTGAACAATAATTGGCTAAAAGGCTGGTATTAATAACATCTAGTATCTGCCTAATGCCAAAACCTCAATCTTTAGTCATTCAGATTAATATGAACCAAAGAGAGAACTCCTAATCTTTATGCATTATTAAGTTCTCATATTCAATCACTGAGAAGCTACAAAATATTACAGAGACAAATGAATTAGCTATTCAATTCATACAAGTATAAATTATTCAAGtgtaatatttttgaaatttttttgaagagaaatcTAATCTATCTATAAATTTTGTTGGTGCTTCAACCAGGACACTTTAACTAATCATTGTGTTTTATAAAGGCCAATGAGCTTCTAGCTCGAATGCCATCTTCTCTACTAgtaagagcaaggtggagggCAAGGTTTGGGGTTCAAGACCCACAATATACATCTGTAAATTAccagtaaaaaaatattgtattttaaaattatatcacAAAAGTCCACCAAAATCATAATTTCTGACCATAAAGATAATAAATTGGAAGAGCAACCTTTTCTATTTGCTGTTTCTTACTCACTTCGTAATCAAATCAATTATatgaaacatgaaaaacaaaatgatacTGACCTGTATATCCATGAAAGCACTGACATTGTCCTAATTCATGATTACAAACGCCTTGACCACTACAGTCGTTTTTGCAGTTACTGCCACCTATCATCTGCCAACAGAATAATTAGTTATAGAGAGACATATGCTTCCAAAGTGGAAGTGAAGTTGTTGACGGccttaaacacacacacaccaagtACAAATGTGTATTACAGTAAGGGAAGTCAACTCTATCAGCAAAATCATTACTCATCACCTCAACAATGCTGACTTCCTTAGCAACCGAATCACAACCAGAAAGCCACCGCCCAATCTCAGCCTTCCATGGCGCACTGTGATAGACAACCTCATTGTGCAAGCCAGCTGGAAACCGATGATCTAAATCAGCAACTGGCTGTAGAGCTTCCCTAACATCATTGGTTGGCGCTTGTGATGATCCATTAACTGGGACACAAGAGCTCTGAGCTTGACTAAAGTAATCCAAAGAAGGCGCCAAAGGAAACAAGAATAGATGAATTACTGAAACCAATGCCAAAATTGAAGCAATTGTTGCTACCAAAGTCCATGAGCAGTTCATTTTATGAATAGATAACATATCTCAAAAGTATTTCTTCTGTGATAAACCCGGAATTATCTGTGAGAAGTTTACATAAACAAGCCCTTCTTCTTCACTCTCAGGATCTAtataaccaccaaaaaaaaaaaaaaaaaaagaactaatcAGCCCTATACCAAACACaaatgtaatataaaatatataggcacacacacaaacccaaTTAGAGAAGCATTAAAATAATTGATGATTTATATCAACCCCATTAATCTCTAATGACACTGAACAGAGAATAacaccaaataaaaaagtggcAAATTCCAAAGAATAAACAAAACCtcataaattaaaatcataGAATGACCAAAACCCACCTCACCAAATCATAAAACAGGTTGATAATTGAACCGAACGAACAAAAAACAATGCAAGAGAGTGAGTTAAGGTAATTGGCTCAGAGAGCATTGACTAACCTTGCTATCAGATCTGAGAGAAGAATTAGAATCCCCCGAAAGTGAAGGAGATGAACTTTGAAACAGGGAAAACAATTCAATGCCAATgagattaattaataataatatataaccGAATGCATAAGAGCCTACCCTGAGTTTCCACGAAAAcccagattaaaaaaaaaaaaaaaagacaaggcttaataatgttttaaaattgAGGATAATGTATATAGGGAAGAGAAGGAGAAGGTCAATCCTCAAGTACAAAGTTTTACATGTAAAGCCGCCAAGGCTTTCGCAGACAAAAAGTTTGAACCGACTGCTGCGAACTGAGGCATTAACCATTTTTCGGTTTCCACTTTTCTGTTAAAATGACTGTTGTTACCCTTTTGCAATAATTATAATAAGCTGAAAAAGACAGATTTACCACCTGCATTAATTATTGGAGGCGTTGGCGTTACTGTACATCCTCGTAGCGTATCAGTTATCACCCATTTAATATGTACTAGCCTCatacgcttttttttttttttttaagttaataatttgtatcaattataaattaaaattactatattttttaatcacaaaaatacTTAGGGATGTGATAAGTGTTATGCGTTTataccaaatattaaaattattaacatttctCCATAGATAACACTCATTACACTCctaggtatttttgtaattgaaaaatatagtaatcccaatttataattaatgcaaattattaacttttaccaaaaaatagaagagcctctaagcacgTGTGTGAGTGCATACTCAAAGGCCAATATGATTTAAACAACTAATGTAATGTAAGCATTAAATATATCacgattttgttttttggaaacAATGTAACATGACTATTATTTGATAGCTAGTAAATCAGTAACACGAAGTTAAAAGGATAAATATATTATCACATGAATCATTGCGTAGAGCATTCACATAAGATGTAAGATAAATTGCAATGAATATGGAGTGAATTTAAGAGATGAGAGACTAAAGTACCTTCTTTGGAGCTGCCTGTCGTTGGACCTAGAAGAAAATGGTGTTTCTATTCTCCTAGggtgaaaatttttctttagaatCGTAGCTTCTAAGCTTTAGACTTCAGAAGATAATAATTTCTGTGTTAGTAAATATCAGATCAAAACGCGAAACGTAATTCAACAACGTAAAAtgaggaggagaaaaaaaataccaaccGTTCAAATGAGGATTCTCTCAATGAATTGTTTGGTTCTTAAATTCCTTTGCATTTACTTCAACTTCACCATCTCATTgttatatagaaaataaagaattaatTGGTTTAGAATATAGttgcaaaatataaaataaaatgcaaaggaaaaaaaaaatgccaaccGTTCATAAGGACTCTGTAAGCATTATAtgccaattttgaaaaagaaaaatgatacttgggggaagttatctttaaagataaaattataaagtcATAGAGAAAACTGCTTCTAAATAATAGGCTAACTTTTAGGAGAAAAACCCAAGACgtgggtttttcttttctttaaaaataaatttataaaatcatgAAGATAGTTGTTTCTAAATACTAATAGGCAGTTCCTcgcgtgtgatgaggcttttttttttttaagcaaaaaaaaatcccatgtttttattttatatatataatttttattttaagaatctaatttataagtgtttttttttttttttttgagaatgaatctaatttataagtggataaaacaatttgaaaatttacagaagagtagttttattttttaggcaatgttttagtgggagttagagttgcatttttaccgaattgtcctttagttttgtctttatTTAAACATAAAGGTGTAGAgacatttttgaactaaaaaatgaggaatccaaacagaAGAAAcctcttaaataatagtatagataataataatactaataggCTAACTTTTAGGGGGAGGTGGGAATATCTAAAAcgtgtgtttattttattttattttttaaaattgaaaaaccgTGTTAGTTAGTAGTCTATCATAGCATAGGATtctaaaatcctaaaatttaggaatttttttttaaggtttgaaattgtaaaaaagaaaaaaatttgaagttcaatttgaatttgaaaaccaAAAGGGAGTGGTCCTATTTTATAGGCAATGTTTTTGCAAGAGTTAAAAGACTTAGGTTTACCAAattatcctttagttttgtctctatttaaaCTTAGGaaaataggggtattttggaacaaaaaaaaaatccggtcCAAATAGgggaaaccccttaaatagtatAGATAGATATACACTTATGGATGTTACACATTTGGGATTTACCATTTATGATAgccaatatttttgttgttaagatttgttttcttcttcttcttcttctttttttcattcagAAAAAGAAtgtgtgtaaaaatatttgtttttgtatatatattctaccatttataaaaaatataatctgaaatttaataaaatgtgattttttttttaagttcttgtttaaatttgaaattcaaaaattatggtagttattaatattttggtaaacaaaaatggtagttattaatttttttttatttattcgctaaaaaatattttttatttctattttttttataaatagaaaatc
The DNA window shown above is from Quercus lobata isolate SW786 chromosome 7, ValleyOak3.0 Primary Assembly, whole genome shotgun sequence and carries:
- the LOC115953320 gene encoding uncharacterized protein LOC115953320; this translates as MLSIHKMNCSWTLVATIASILALVSVIHLFLFPLAPSLDYFSQAQSSCVPVNGSSQAPTNDVREALQPVADLDHRFPAGLHNEVVYHSAPWKAEIGRWLSGCDSVAKEVSIVEMIGGSNCKNDCSGQGVCNHELGQCQCFHGYTGEGCSERLHLGCNLPQSPEQPYGRWVVSICPAYCDTTRAMCFCGEGTKYPNRPVAEACGFQFKLPSEPGAPKLSDWTKPDLDNIFTTNGSKPGWCNVDPAEAYASKVKFKEECDCKYDCTWGRLCETPVLCTCINQCSGHGHCRGGSCQCDNGWYGIDCSIPSVKSSVREWPQWLRPAQVNVPDNAHLTGKVTNLNAMVKKRRPLIYVYDLPPGFNSLLLEGRHFRFECVNRLYDDKNATLWTDQLYGAQMALYESILASPYRTLNGEEADFFFVPVLDSCIITRADDAPHLSMREHRGLRSSLTLEFYKLAYDHIVEQHPYWNRSSGRDHIWFFSWDEGACYAPKEIWNSMMLVHWGNTNSKHNHSTTAYWADNWDSIPSDRRGNHPCFDPDKDLVLPAWKRPDGVALSSKLWARPREKRKALFYFNGNLGPAYPNGRPEDSYSMGIRQKIAEEFGSSPNKEGKLGKQHAEDVIVTPLRSENYHEALASSVFCGVFPGDGWSGRMEDSILQGCIPVVIQDGIFLPYENVLNYESFAVRIREDEIPDLIKILRGFNETEIEYKLANVQKIWQRFLYRDSMMLEADRQKTAFGHVEDWAVELLQLIEDDVFATFVQVLHYKLHNDPWRQHIRLEKEFGLPRECLIGTN